A genomic region of Denticeps clupeoides chromosome 17, fDenClu1.1, whole genome shotgun sequence contains the following coding sequences:
- the LOC114767186 gene encoding macrophage mannose receptor 1-like — protein sequence MAVLHLLILSGLGGNGWVLAVQYLLVNEVKSWPDAQQHCRDMGADMAVVRDAGDMDRLAGSLGAQITSNVWIGLKKGTGLHWQWSYWESSEPVTYFVWHYGSPVATGDCVTMSVEGPWVNDDCAQAQYFVCHNMRIFSERVYVPVLTAVPWRQAQEYCRSNYTDLATIPDSAAYDLIYSLTPADPFWIGLFRDPWEWENGDQSSFRQWADGQPGNVSNEGCAGVDGSGLWRALSCLVTQCSSLEKSLSVLQVTFSFNASVDPNDPEIKTAILNQVRAKLTASGLSGSVQMQLEMKPGLGGSSWTLAPQYIFVYQWTTWAYAQQYCSDMGADMVIVRNVDEMNQLRNVMGAQDNSNYWLGLKQGTKLQWQWSFWNSSGPPSYTNWKTGWPGSFGDCVAMSSQGPWINEDCAQATNFVCHNVRNLSQNVYVPVFTPMPWSQARQYCRSNYTDLATIPSSTAQQEMFSLTPAMAYWIGLFRDAWEWANGDQSTFRQWATVPPSNVSVEACAAVDMNGLWHSLSCSSYLPFICQMGKEEKSSVMHVRVSFIGKMDPNVIQTAILNQIRAKLTANGMANTTILQWNMKPGGGAFGTSN from the exons ATGGCTGTCCTTCATCTACTTATTctctcag GTCTTGGTGGCAACGGCTGGGTACTTGCTGTGCAGTACCTTCTGGTGAACGAAGTGAAGAGCTGGCCCGAcgcacagcagcactgcagagaCATGGGTGCAGACATGGCCGTCGTCAGGGACGCGGGGGACATGGACAGACTCGCCGGTAGCCTGGGCGCCCAGATCACCAGCAACGTCTGGATCGGGCTGAAGAAGGGGACGGGTCTGCACTGGCAGTGGTCTTACTGGGAGAGCTCTGAGCCGGTCACGTACTTTGTCTGGCACTATGGCTCGCCTGTTGCCACGGGGGACTGCGTAACCATGAGCGTCGAAGGGCCGTGGGTTAACGATGACTGTGCCCAAGCGCAGTACTTTGTGTGCCACAACA TGCGGATCTTCAGTGAAAGGGTTTACGTCCCTGTATTGACCGCAGTGCCGTGGAGGCAGGCTCAGGAGTACTGCCGGAGCAACTACACCGACCTGGCCACCATTCCCGACTCAGCGGCGTATGATCTGATATACAGCCTCACGCCGGCAGATCCGTTCTGGATCGGCCTGTTTAGGGACCCCTGGGAGTGGGAGAACGGAGACCAGTCGTCTTTCAGGCAGTGGGCTGACGGGCAGCCCGGCAACGTTTCGAACGAGGGCTGCGCTGGCGTGGACGGGAGCGGCCTGTGGCGTGCTTTGAGCT GCTTAGTAACTCAGTGTTCCTCTTTAGAAAAAAGCCTCTCTGTTCTGCAAGTGACTTTTTCCTTCAACGCAAGCGTGGACCCAAATGACCCAGAGATAAAAACAGCCATCCTCAACCAG GTCAGGGCCAAGCTGACAGCAAGTGGGCTGTCTGGCAGCGtgcagatgcagttggaaatgaaGCCTG GTCTTGGTGGCAGCTCCTGGACACTTGCTCCGCAGTACATCTTCGTGTACCAATGGACAACCTGGGCCTACGCACAGCAGTACTGCAGCGACATGGGCGCAGATATGGTCATCGTCCGGAACGTGGACGAAATGAACCAACTCAGAAACGTGATGGGCGCCCAGGACAACAGCAACTATTGGCTCGGACTGAAGCAGGGGACGAAACTGCAGTGGCAGTGGTCCTTCTGGAACAGCTCAGGGCCTCCCTCCTACACGAACTGGAAAACTGGCTGGCCTGGTAGCTTTGGGGACTGTGTGGCCATGAGCTCCCAGGGGCCGTGGATTAATGAAGACTGCGCCCAAGCTACGAACTTTGTGTGCCACAACG tgCGGAATTTAAGCCAGAACGTGTACGTGCCCGTGTTCACCCCGATGCCGTGGTCACAGGCTCGGCAATACTGCAGGAGCAACTACACCGACCTGGCCACCATCCCCAGCTCGACGGCACAGCAAGAAATGTTCAGTCTCACACCTGCCATGGCGTACTGGATCGGCCTGTTTAGGGACGCCTGGGAGTGGGCCAACGGGGACCAGTCCACCTTCAGACAGTGGGCCACCGTGCCACCCAGCAACGTTTCGGTTGAGGCCTGCGCTGCGGTGGACATGAACGGACTGTGGCACAGCCTGAGCTGCTCATCCTATCTCCCCTTCATTTGTCAGATGG GAAAGGAGGAAAAGTCTTCTGTCATGCATGTAAGGGTGTCCTTCATCGGAAAGATGGACCCCAACGTCATACAAACAGCCATCCTGAACCAG atCAGAGCCAAACTGACAGCCAACGGGATGGCAAACACCACTATTTTGCAATGGAACATGAAGCCAGGTGGAGGGGCCTTCGGCACCAGCAATTAA